From the genome of Eucalyptus grandis isolate ANBG69807.140 chromosome 2, ASM1654582v1, whole genome shotgun sequence, one region includes:
- the LOC104434857 gene encoding uncharacterized protein LOC104434857, whose protein sequence is MEGEEVDLGNFPSPKELANLDADYLQSKCKLGYRTNYILKLAMEIEEGKLKIDGYEGVQDAASCRILIKGISGVGSFARASVLMCLGFYDEVPWDSETIKFLKHVHAREGCTKKTIKSDLKEIYDKYAPFQCLAYWFELLEFYERRFGKLSELSHTMYHKVSSSTQMREFNHNHVL, encoded by the exons ATGGAAGGCGAAGAAGTTGACCTCGGTAACTTTCCGAGTCCCAAGGAACTCGCTAACCTCGATGCAGACTACTTACAGAGCAAGTGCAAACTCGGGTACCGAACCAACTACATTCTCAAGCTTGCCATGGAGATAGAGGAGGGGAAGCTCAAGATTGATGGATACGAGGGAGTGCAGGATGCTGCATCGTGTAGGATATTGATCAAGGGCATAAGCGGGGTCGGATCTTTCGCCCGGGCTAGCGTTTTGATGTGCCTTGGCTTTTACGATGAGGTTCCGTGGGATAGCGAAACAATCAAGTTTTTAAAACAT GTACATGCAAGAGAAGGATGCACCAAGAAGACTATTAAGAGTGACCTTAAGGAGATCTATGATAAATATGCACCCTTCCAATGTTTGGCCTATTG GTTTGAGCTTTTGGAATTTTACGAGAGGCGGTTTGGAAAGCTGAGCGAATTGTCACACACCATGTATCACAAAGTTTCTAGTAGTACACAAATGAGAGAATTTAACCACAATCATGTTTTGTGA